One part of the Polyangiaceae bacterium genome encodes these proteins:
- a CDS encoding flippase-like domain-containing protein, which yields MSRRARVLWFFVAIAVTSGLLWWMLDAQTLASLGPALKNARWGYIVLGVLLLPPLQWLRAWRFQLLLEGELKRPPLELFRIGVYLVMLNYVLPFKTGELSFPWLMNKRFGTSIGHAAGVLLVSRVVDMLCVMGVAAGCALALLPEWQGLGRGTLWALLLLSGTAILVFPTVARAFHAWAGRLFSRFPGVTRTLDRLLQGVTALRPLEKQAYFLLTTTAIWLVQFGLSYCAGAALGEFRVAEIVLANSTAAVAFALPVNGVVGLGPAQAAWALAIKQLGHPFELGVSTALVWHSTALIGSILLSGVMALVPRGPTVREVEP from the coding sequence ATGAGCCGCCGCGCACGCGTGCTGTGGTTCTTCGTGGCCATCGCGGTCACTAGCGGGTTGCTGTGGTGGATGCTCGACGCGCAGACCCTGGCGAGCCTCGGTCCTGCCCTCAAGAACGCTCGGTGGGGCTACATCGTGCTTGGTGTTCTGCTGTTGCCACCGCTTCAGTGGCTACGCGCATGGCGCTTCCAGCTGTTGTTGGAAGGTGAGTTGAAACGCCCCCCGCTCGAGCTGTTTCGAATCGGCGTCTACCTGGTGATGCTCAACTACGTGCTTCCGTTCAAGACAGGGGAACTGAGCTTTCCCTGGCTGATGAACAAGCGTTTCGGTACCAGCATCGGGCATGCGGCGGGAGTGCTCCTGGTCAGCCGAGTCGTGGATATGCTGTGCGTGATGGGGGTCGCCGCCGGTTGCGCGCTGGCACTCCTACCAGAGTGGCAAGGGCTAGGCCGCGGTACGCTTTGGGCGTTGCTGCTGCTGTCGGGCACGGCCATACTGGTGTTTCCCACAGTCGCCAGGGCCTTTCACGCATGGGCTGGTCGACTCTTCTCTCGCTTCCCTGGGGTAACGCGGACGCTCGACCGGCTTCTCCAAGGTGTCACTGCGCTGCGCCCCTTGGAGAAACAAGCGTACTTCTTGCTGACCACCACTGCGATCTGGCTCGTGCAGTTTGGGCTGTCGTACTGCGCAGGCGCGGCGTTGGGCGAATTTCGGGTTGCGGAGATCGTCTTGGCAAACTCCACCGCGGCCGTCGCATTCGCGCTGCCCGTGAACGGTGTGGTTGGGCTCGGCCCAGCGCAGGCCGCGTGGGCACTCGCGATCAAGCAGCTTGGGCACCCCTTCGAGCTAGGTGTCAGCACTGCGCTGGTTTGGCACTCGACCGCGCTCATCGGCTCGATCCTGCTATCCGGCGTGATGGCGTTGGTTCCGCGAGGACCAACTGTGCGCGAAGTTGAGCCCTAG